One genomic window of Streptomyces sp. NBC_01498 includes the following:
- a CDS encoding ATP/GTP-binding protein: MNTDGTHDPRGTRANPVPRPAGPPPRPPAPPSAPPAAPWGTPDVPPSEGSAPPEHLAAAPASAAPAPPPSPTHAPAPGIGASVADWLRIPRPQAEPGVWRLGHRPRPPEEPDQVPARQLFSGALVAYLCGWLVWSLLWNGYLGGWWIFGDRWWLLPIQWLTPESWRFRDSPDVELYVAASYLYYALVIGLLAVGFGRIGNWNEVWRRYGVPLWPLFVLLPGFWREMPRTVDWLTWVSNVYYVLLVAAVVAVLGRAGTWPPVRRRLGTATEADTPAPLPADADPADWPDLRAAGLTDAAATLAAAVRRGTLGDVDYARIRRAWQGVRARPERLPAFNDTVRAHGAGACAHPSGARDLPLRTANHDLATGQVRIGTAADHPRNPYARRTTGVALEPGLLGTSLLAVGPAGSGKTVRLVRPVVESLCLQALANRAAVVAVTAYGAAFAPDDSFDLVIAVGRPDATHDLDLYGSTDDPDEAARTLSEALVGDLAAGLPGGDRRRAATALAQLVGPYRAVHGHFPAVPELRELIGGSPTALQALRTALESSGDTGAAAQLRELDARERQSARGDDIGVLLAERLAFLDRPAFADFFRTDGNGSRRAFSPRAIEHPLRVRIDLPERGHAEASRIIARLLLAQFTDAALARADRSLFACLVLDDATYAVTGDSVRAVQRLRSANAGVVLTLRTLEDVPDPLRGPLLGAVGCRMAFSGLGPWDGGRFAESWGTEWVQTRDVTNRQIISDEPLTKAVHFMRRLVTGKAATAEAVTVREVERERWSASELAHSVPAGHAVLSLTTVGGEHAPPMLVDLRT; encoded by the coding sequence ATGAACACCGACGGCACGCACGACCCGCGCGGCACACGAGCCAATCCGGTGCCCCGTCCTGCGGGGCCACCGCCCCGGCCCCCCGCACCACCGTCGGCGCCGCCCGCCGCTCCCTGGGGAACGCCGGACGTCCCGCCGTCCGAGGGCTCCGCCCCCCCGGAGCACCTGGCCGCCGCGCCCGCCTCCGCCGCCCCGGCGCCGCCACCGTCGCCGACGCACGCCCCGGCCCCGGGCATCGGCGCCTCCGTCGCCGACTGGCTGCGCATCCCCCGCCCCCAGGCCGAACCGGGCGTCTGGCGCCTCGGCCACCGCCCGCGCCCGCCGGAGGAACCCGATCAGGTGCCGGCCCGGCAACTGTTCAGCGGCGCCCTCGTCGCGTACCTCTGCGGCTGGCTCGTCTGGTCGCTGCTGTGGAACGGCTACCTCGGCGGCTGGTGGATCTTCGGCGACCGCTGGTGGCTCCTGCCGATCCAGTGGCTCACCCCGGAGAGCTGGCGGTTCCGGGACAGCCCCGACGTCGAGCTGTACGTCGCGGCCAGCTATCTCTACTACGCCCTGGTCATCGGCCTGCTCGCCGTCGGCTTCGGCCGTATCGGCAACTGGAACGAGGTCTGGCGGCGCTACGGCGTGCCGCTGTGGCCGCTCTTCGTCCTGCTGCCGGGTTTCTGGCGTGAGATGCCGCGCACCGTCGACTGGCTGACCTGGGTGTCGAACGTCTACTACGTGCTGCTCGTCGCCGCCGTCGTGGCCGTCCTCGGGCGGGCCGGCACCTGGCCCCCCGTACGGCGCCGCCTCGGGACGGCCACCGAGGCCGATACGCCCGCGCCGCTCCCGGCCGACGCCGACCCCGCCGACTGGCCCGACCTCCGCGCCGCCGGACTCACCGACGCCGCCGCCACGCTCGCCGCGGCCGTGCGCCGCGGCACCCTCGGCGACGTCGACTACGCGCGGATCCGCCGCGCCTGGCAGGGCGTCCGCGCCCGCCCCGAGCGGCTGCCCGCCTTCAACGACACCGTCCGGGCCCACGGAGCGGGCGCCTGCGCCCACCCGTCCGGGGCCCGCGACCTACCGCTGCGCACCGCGAACCACGACCTCGCCACGGGGCAGGTCAGGATCGGCACCGCGGCGGACCATCCCCGCAACCCGTATGCGCGGCGCACCACCGGCGTCGCCCTCGAACCGGGACTCCTGGGTACGTCGCTGCTCGCCGTGGGGCCCGCCGGCTCGGGCAAGACGGTGCGGCTCGTCCGCCCCGTCGTCGAGTCGCTGTGCCTCCAGGCGCTCGCCAACCGTGCCGCAGTCGTCGCCGTCACCGCCTACGGGGCCGCGTTCGCCCCGGACGACTCCTTCGACCTCGTGATCGCCGTCGGCCGCCCCGACGCCACACACGACCTCGACCTCTACGGGAGCACCGACGACCCCGACGAGGCCGCCAGGACGCTGTCGGAGGCGCTCGTGGGCGATCTCGCGGCCGGTCTGCCCGGCGGCGACAGGCGCCGGGCCGCGACCGCCCTCGCGCAGCTCGTCGGCCCGTACCGCGCCGTCCACGGGCACTTCCCCGCCGTCCCGGAGCTGCGCGAACTGATCGGCGGTTCCCCCACGGCCCTCCAGGCACTGCGGACCGCGCTGGAGTCGTCCGGCGACACCGGCGCCGCCGCCCAGCTGCGAGAGCTCGACGCGCGTGAGCGGCAGTCGGCGCGCGGCGACGACATCGGCGTACTCCTCGCCGAACGCCTCGCCTTCCTCGACCGCCCCGCCTTCGCCGACTTCTTCCGTACGGACGGCAACGGCAGCCGCCGGGCCTTCTCACCACGTGCGATCGAACACCCCCTGAGGGTCAGGATCGACCTCCCCGAACGGGGCCATGCCGAGGCGTCACGGATCATCGCCCGGCTCCTCCTCGCGCAGTTCACCGACGCCGCCCTCGCACGGGCCGACCGCTCACTCTTCGCCTGCCTCGTCCTGGACGACGCGACGTACGCCGTGACGGGCGACTCCGTGCGCGCCGTCCAGCGGCTGCGTTCCGCGAACGCCGGGGTGGTCCTCACGCTGCGTACGTTGGAGGACGTGCCCGACCCGTTGCGCGGCCCGCTCCTCGGTGCCGTCGGCTGCCGCATGGCGTTCTCCGGGCTCGGTCCCTGGGACGGCGGGCGCTTCGCGGAGAGCTGGGGCACCGAGTGGGTCCAGACCCGCGACGTCACCAACCGGCAGATCATCTCCGACGAACCGCTCACCAAGGCGGTGCACTTCATGCGCCGCCTGGTGACCGGCAAGGCGGCCACCGCGGAGGCCGTCACCGTGCGGGAGGTCGAGCGGGAACGGTGGTCGGCCTCCGAACTGGCCCACTCCGTACCGGCCGGCCACGCCGTGCTCTCCCTGACCACGGTCGGTGGCGAGCACGCGCCACCCATGCTGGTGGACCTCCGTACCTGA
- a CDS encoding phosphatase PAP2 family protein, with protein sequence MVSALCAVLFGLVTWQVAAGGPLRDADERLGRTAFGQGPARLTEFLADLGNVTVALPVLAVAVGYAAWRGHRARAAAVALAMAAVPLLVVPFKLWIDRTGPLTAESGFYPSGHTATATVAYCGVALLLGPRTGRVRAMPVAVVLGAATGIGLVLRGYHWPLDVLGSWLLCGLLWAPSVAALRWADSRDGAALSSRSTRRSCARTPTG encoded by the coding sequence GTGGTGTCGGCCCTCTGCGCCGTCCTCTTCGGGCTCGTCACCTGGCAGGTCGCAGCCGGCGGTCCGCTCCGTGACGCCGACGAACGCCTGGGTCGTACGGCCTTCGGGCAGGGCCCCGCCCGGTTGACGGAGTTCCTGGCCGATCTCGGCAACGTCACCGTCGCTCTCCCCGTCCTGGCCGTCGCCGTCGGGTACGCGGCGTGGCGTGGGCACCGTGCGCGGGCGGCGGCCGTGGCGCTTGCCATGGCCGCCGTTCCCCTGCTCGTGGTGCCGTTCAAGCTCTGGATCGACCGGACCGGGCCGCTCACTGCCGAGTCCGGCTTCTACCCGTCCGGCCACACCGCGACGGCGACGGTCGCCTACTGCGGCGTCGCGCTGCTGCTGGGGCCCCGTACGGGGCGCGTACGGGCGATGCCCGTCGCCGTGGTGCTCGGTGCGGCGACGGGCATCGGACTGGTGCTACGGGGCTACCACTGGCCGCTGGACGTGCTCGGGAGCTGGCTGCTCTGCGGCCTGCTGTGGGCCCCGTCGGTGGCGGCCCTGCGGTGGGCCGACAGCCGTGACGGGGCGGCGCTCAGCTCCCGAAGTACGCGTCGAAGTTGCGCGAGAACTCCCACTGGTTGA
- a CDS encoding aldehyde dehydrogenase family protein, translating to MAATHAFWLAGRPATGEETFDVTSPWDGRLVGKVAVPTEAQVEEAVAAAYAVRDEFAATPAHVRAAALDHVSRRLVERTEEIARLISAENGKPMKWARGEVGRAVSVFRFAAEESRRFNGGEAQRLDTDAGGTGRLALTRRFPRGVVLGIAPFNFPLNLCAHKIAPALAVGTPIILKPAPATPLSGLLIGELLAETELPAGAWSVLPVANDRMPALVQDERLPVISFTGSDKVGFAIMDSVPRKHCTLELGGNGAAVVLADYNSEKDLDWAATRIGAFANYQGGQSCISVQRVVADASLYERLVPKIVAAVEAQVTGDPSDDATDVGPLVNEDAAKRVEEWVDEAVRAGATLLAGGKRDGSSYAPTVLADVPADVTLSCEEAFGPVLTLSSVDGEAAAFATVNDSKYGLQAGVFTHDVQAAFRAHRALEVGGVIVGDVPSYRADQMPYGGVKRSGVGREGVKYAMDDYTYERVMVFTGLAL from the coding sequence GTGGCAGCCACCCATGCCTTCTGGCTCGCCGGACGCCCCGCCACCGGTGAGGAGACCTTCGACGTCACGTCCCCCTGGGACGGCCGGCTCGTCGGCAAGGTCGCCGTCCCGACGGAGGCGCAGGTCGAGGAGGCCGTCGCCGCCGCGTACGCCGTGCGTGACGAGTTCGCCGCGACGCCCGCGCACGTCCGGGCCGCCGCGCTCGACCATGTGTCGCGTCGCCTCGTCGAGCGCACCGAGGAGATCGCCCGTCTGATCTCCGCCGAGAACGGCAAGCCCATGAAGTGGGCACGCGGCGAGGTCGGCCGCGCCGTGTCGGTGTTCCGGTTCGCGGCGGAGGAGTCCCGCCGGTTCAACGGCGGCGAGGCCCAGCGACTCGACACCGACGCCGGCGGCACCGGGCGCCTGGCGCTCACCCGCCGCTTCCCGCGCGGCGTCGTACTCGGCATCGCGCCGTTCAACTTCCCGCTGAACCTCTGCGCCCACAAGATCGCCCCCGCCCTCGCGGTCGGCACCCCGATCATCCTCAAGCCCGCCCCGGCGACGCCGCTCTCCGGCCTGCTCATCGGCGAACTGCTCGCCGAGACCGAACTGCCTGCCGGTGCCTGGTCCGTGCTGCCCGTCGCCAACGACCGGATGCCCGCCCTCGTCCAGGACGAGCGGCTGCCCGTGATCTCCTTCACCGGCTCCGACAAGGTCGGCTTCGCCATCATGGACTCGGTCCCGCGCAAGCACTGCACCCTCGAACTCGGCGGTAACGGTGCGGCAGTTGTGCTCGCCGACTACAACAGCGAGAAGGACCTCGACTGGGCGGCCACCCGCATCGGAGCCTTCGCCAACTACCAGGGCGGCCAGTCCTGCATCTCCGTGCAGCGCGTCGTCGCGGACGCGTCCCTGTACGAGCGCCTCGTACCGAAGATCGTCGCGGCCGTCGAGGCACAGGTCACCGGGGACCCGTCCGACGACGCCACGGACGTCGGCCCCCTCGTCAACGAGGACGCCGCCAAGCGGGTCGAGGAATGGGTGGACGAGGCCGTGCGCGCGGGCGCCACGCTCCTGGCCGGCGGCAAGCGGGACGGCTCCTCGTACGCCCCCACCGTCCTCGCCGACGTCCCGGCGGACGTCACGCTCTCCTGCGAGGAGGCGTTCGGCCCCGTCCTCACACTCAGCAGCGTCGACGGCGAGGCAGCGGCGTTCGCGACGGTGAACGACTCCAAGTACGGCCTTCAGGCAGGTGTCTTCACCCACGACGTGCAGGCCGCGTTCCGCGCCCACCGGGCGCTCGAGGTCGGCGGCGTGATCGTGGGCGACGTCCCCTCGTACCGGGCCGACCAGATGCCGTACGGCGGCGTCAAGCGCTCCGGCGTCGGCCGCGAGGGCGTCAAGTACGCGATGGACGACTACACGTACGAGCGGGTGATGGTTTTCACGGGCCTCGCCCTCTGA
- a CDS encoding PucR family transcriptional regulator, with the protein MPPTLASLIQHSALKLTVRAGEDRLDTPVRWAHVSELEDPVPYMDGGELLLVTAVTLHAEDPEAMRRYVRRLVGAGVVGLGFAVGVNYEDIPDALVDAARDEGLPLIAVPRRTPFLAISKAVSAAIAADQYRSVTAGFEAQRELTRAALSEGPTALLSRLAAHVDGWAALYDATGAVIAAAPDWAARRASRLRPEVERLRKRPAPASAVVGDPDDRVELQSLGSGRRVRGALAVGTGAALGTAERYAVHSAVALLTLTTERSRALQEAEQRLGSAVLRMLLSGQPDHARAVAGDLYGGLLDAPFRLLVAEPADAASDVRDPTATHPLQTLTDTLEASAAHGGEAVLAVPDGEERLVVLAADGGAVTAACETYKEQQADDAGVVIGLSAPTGPIAAAGAYKQAEQSLSVARRRGRALVEHEELAAGSLLPLLADDAVRAFADGMLRALYEHDAKGRGDLVASLRAWLSRHGQWDAAAADLGVHRHTLRYRMRRVEEILGRTLDDPDVRMELWLALKTTSATPPGAQSA; encoded by the coding sequence ATGCCGCCCACGCTCGCCTCGCTCATCCAGCACTCGGCGCTCAAGCTCACCGTGCGCGCGGGGGAGGACCGGCTCGACACACCGGTGCGCTGGGCACACGTCAGCGAACTCGAAGACCCGGTGCCGTACATGGACGGCGGCGAACTGCTGCTCGTCACCGCCGTCACACTGCACGCCGAGGACCCCGAGGCCATGCGGCGCTACGTGCGACGCCTCGTCGGCGCCGGTGTCGTCGGACTGGGCTTCGCCGTCGGCGTCAACTACGAGGACATCCCGGACGCCCTGGTCGACGCGGCGCGGGACGAGGGCCTGCCGCTCATCGCCGTACCGCGCCGTACGCCCTTCCTCGCGATCAGCAAGGCCGTCTCGGCGGCGATCGCGGCGGATCAGTACCGGTCGGTGACGGCGGGCTTCGAGGCACAGCGGGAGCTGACCCGCGCGGCGCTCTCCGAAGGTCCGACGGCGCTGCTGTCACGCCTCGCGGCGCACGTCGACGGCTGGGCCGCGCTCTACGACGCGACCGGCGCGGTGATCGCCGCCGCGCCGGACTGGGCCGCACGCCGGGCCAGCCGCCTCCGGCCCGAGGTGGAACGGCTGCGGAAGCGGCCGGCCCCCGCCAGCGCCGTGGTAGGCGACCCGGACGACCGGGTCGAGCTCCAGTCCCTGGGCTCCGGCCGACGGGTACGGGGCGCGCTCGCCGTCGGTACGGGGGCGGCCCTGGGCACGGCGGAGCGGTACGCGGTGCACTCGGCGGTGGCTCTGCTGACGCTCACCACGGAGCGGTCGCGCGCGCTCCAGGAGGCCGAGCAGCGGCTCGGGTCCGCGGTGCTGCGGATGCTGCTCTCGGGGCAGCCCGACCACGCGCGGGCGGTGGCGGGAGACCTGTACGGGGGGCTGCTGGACGCCCCGTTCCGGCTGCTCGTCGCCGAACCGGCCGACGCCGCCTCCGACGTCCGGGATCCCACGGCGACCCATCCGCTCCAGACCCTGACCGACACGCTGGAGGCTTCGGCGGCGCACGGAGGGGAAGCGGTGCTCGCCGTCCCCGACGGCGAGGAACGGCTGGTCGTGCTCGCGGCGGACGGGGGAGCGGTCACCGCCGCCTGCGAGACGTACAAGGAGCAGCAGGCCGACGACGCGGGTGTCGTCATCGGTCTCTCCGCCCCGACGGGGCCGATCGCGGCCGCCGGCGCGTACAAACAGGCCGAGCAGTCGCTGTCCGTCGCGCGCCGACGGGGCCGCGCACTGGTGGAGCACGAGGAACTGGCGGCCGGGTCGCTGTTGCCGCTCCTCGCCGACGACGCGGTGCGGGCCTTCGCCGACGGCATGCTGCGCGCGCTCTACGAACACGACGCCAAGGGGCGCGGCGACCTGGTGGCCTCTCTCCGGGCCTGGCTCTCGCGCCACGGCCAGTGGGACGCCGCGGCGGCCGACCTGGGTGTGCACCGGCATACGCTGCGTTATCGCATGCGCCGTGTCGAGGAGATCCTCGGCCGGACACTGGACGACCCGGACGTCCGTATGGAGCTCTGGCTGGCCCTCAAGACCACCTCCGCGACACCGCCGGGAGCCCAGTCCGCCTGA
- the gabT gene encoding 4-aminobutyrate--2-oxoglutarate transaminase, translating to MTSIPQERRIVTAVPGPKSVELQNRRTASVAAGVGSVMPVFAARASGGVVEDVDGNRFIDFGSGIAVTSVGSSAEAVVRRATAQLADFTHTCFMVTPYEGYVEVCEQLAELTPGDHAKKSALFNSGAEAVENAVKIARSYTKRQAVVVFDHGYHGRTNLTMALTSKNMPYKQGFGPFAPEIYRVPVAYGYRWPTGPENAGAEASAQAIDEISKQVGAENVAAIVIEPLLGEGGFIEPAKGFLPAIAKFARDNGIVFVADEIQSGFCRTGQWFACEDEGVVPDLITTAKGIAGGLPLAAVTGRAEIMDAPHSGGLGGTYGGNPVACAAALGAIETMRELDLVSKARRIEEIMKPRLKEMAEKFDVIGDVRGRGAMLALELVKDRDTKEPNPEATAALAKSCHVEGLLVLTTGTYGNVLRFLPPLVIGEDLLTEGLDILEQALAGL from the coding sequence ATGACCTCAATCCCGCAGGAGCGGCGCATCGTGACCGCCGTCCCCGGTCCCAAGTCCGTGGAGCTGCAGAACCGCCGTACCGCCTCGGTCGCCGCCGGTGTGGGGTCCGTGATGCCTGTCTTCGCCGCCCGCGCGAGTGGCGGGGTCGTCGAGGACGTGGACGGCAACCGTTTCATCGACTTCGGGTCCGGCATCGCGGTGACGTCCGTCGGTTCCTCCGCGGAGGCCGTCGTACGCCGCGCCACGGCGCAGCTCGCGGACTTCACCCACACCTGTTTCATGGTCACGCCGTACGAGGGGTACGTGGAGGTCTGCGAGCAGCTCGCCGAGCTGACGCCGGGCGACCACGCGAAGAAGTCCGCGCTCTTCAACTCGGGCGCCGAGGCGGTCGAGAACGCGGTGAAGATCGCCCGCTCGTACACCAAGCGCCAGGCGGTCGTCGTCTTCGACCACGGCTATCACGGCCGTACGAATCTCACGATGGCGCTGACCTCGAAGAACATGCCGTACAAGCAGGGGTTCGGTCCGTTCGCCCCGGAGATCTACCGGGTCCCCGTGGCGTACGGCTACCGCTGGCCGACCGGTCCGGAGAACGCGGGCGCCGAGGCGTCCGCCCAGGCCATCGACGAGATCAGCAAGCAGGTCGGCGCGGAGAACGTCGCGGCGATCGTCATTGAGCCGCTGCTCGGCGAGGGCGGCTTCATCGAGCCGGCGAAGGGCTTCCTGCCCGCCATCGCGAAGTTCGCCAGGGACAACGGCATCGTGTTCGTGGCGGACGAGATCCAGTCCGGTTTCTGCCGGACGGGGCAGTGGTTCGCGTGCGAGGACGAGGGCGTCGTGCCCGACCTGATCACCACGGCGAAGGGCATCGCGGGCGGCCTGCCGCTCGCCGCCGTGACCGGCCGGGCGGAGATCATGGACGCCCCGCACTCGGGCGGCCTCGGCGGTACGTACGGCGGCAACCCGGTGGCCTGCGCCGCTGCGCTCGGTGCGATCGAGACGATGCGCGAGCTCGACCTCGTCTCGAAGGCGAGGCGCATCGAGGAGATCATGAAGCCCCGGCTCAAGGAGATGGCGGAGAAGTTCGACGTCATCGGCGACGTACGGGGCCGTGGCGCGATGCTCGCCCTCGAACTGGTCAAGGACCGGGACACCAAGGAGCCGAACCCGGAGGCGACGGCCGCGCTCGCCAAGTCGTGCCACGTGGAAGGGCTGTTGGTGCTCACCACCGGCACGTACGGCAACGTGCTCCGTTTCCTGCCGCCGCTGGTCATCGGCGAGGACCTCCTCACGGAGGGGCTGGACATCCTGGAGCAGGCGCTCGCCGGTCTCTGA
- a CDS encoding acyl-CoA dehydrogenase family protein, producing MSAPSDSFDTAQAPEPKVSEREARQVAEAAREQGWRRPSFAKELFLGRFRLDLIHPHPAPAAEDVRRGEAFLATLRDFCETRIDGARIEREARIPDEVVAGLKELGAFGMKIDRKYGGLGLTQVYYNKALALVGMANASIGALLSAHQSIGVPQPLKMFGTQEQKDAFLPRLARTDISAFLLTEPDVGSDPARLATSAVRDGDDYVLDGVKLWTTNGVVADLLVVMARVPKSEGRRGGITAFVVEADSPGITVENRNAFMGLRGLENGVTRFHQVRVPAANRIGPEGAGLKIALTTLNTGRLSLPAMCVGAGKWCLKIAREWTAAREQWGKPVAHHEAVGEKISFIAATTFALEAVVDLSSQMADEDRNDIRIEAALAKLYGSEMGWLMADELVQIRGGRGFETADSLAARGERAVPAEQVLRDMRINRIFEGSTEIMHLLIAREAVDAHLAVAGDIIDPDKTLSDKARAGAGAGAFYARWLPKLVAGPGQLPNSYAEFHPKGHPDLAAHLRYVERSSRKLARSTFYAMSRWQGGMETKQGFLGRVVDIGAELFAMSAACVRAEMLRTTGDHGREAYQLADVFCRQSRIRVEELFTRLWSNTDDIDRTVVKGVLSGTYAWLEQGIVDPSGDGPWIADATPGPSRRENVHRPID from the coding sequence ATGTCCGCTCCATCCGATTCCTTCGACACGGCCCAGGCCCCGGAGCCCAAGGTCTCCGAACGCGAAGCACGACAGGTGGCCGAGGCCGCCCGAGAGCAGGGCTGGCGCAGGCCCAGCTTCGCCAAGGAGCTCTTCCTCGGCCGTTTCCGGCTCGATCTCATCCACCCCCACCCCGCACCCGCCGCGGAGGACGTACGGCGCGGAGAAGCCTTCCTGGCCACGCTGCGGGACTTCTGCGAGACCCGGATCGACGGTGCACGGATCGAGCGCGAGGCGCGCATCCCCGACGAGGTCGTGGCCGGCCTCAAGGAACTCGGCGCCTTCGGCATGAAGATCGACAGGAAATACGGCGGCCTCGGCCTCACCCAGGTGTACTACAACAAGGCCCTCGCCCTGGTCGGCATGGCGAACGCGTCGATCGGCGCGCTGCTCTCCGCGCATCAGTCGATCGGCGTACCGCAGCCGCTCAAGATGTTCGGCACCCAGGAACAGAAGGACGCGTTCCTGCCGCGTCTCGCCCGTACCGACATCTCCGCCTTCCTCCTTACGGAGCCCGACGTGGGATCCGACCCCGCCCGGCTCGCGACCAGCGCCGTACGCGACGGGGACGACTACGTGCTGGACGGCGTGAAGCTCTGGACGACCAACGGCGTCGTCGCGGACCTGCTCGTCGTGATGGCCCGCGTACCGAAGTCCGAGGGGCGCCGGGGCGGTATCACCGCCTTCGTCGTCGAGGCGGACTCGCCCGGCATCACCGTGGAGAACCGCAACGCCTTCATGGGCCTGCGCGGTCTGGAGAACGGGGTCACCCGCTTCCACCAGGTGCGGGTCCCGGCGGCGAACCGTATCGGCCCCGAGGGCGCCGGTCTCAAGATCGCGCTCACCACGCTCAACACCGGCCGCCTCTCGCTGCCCGCCATGTGCGTCGGCGCCGGCAAGTGGTGCCTCAAGATCGCCCGTGAGTGGACGGCGGCGCGCGAACAGTGGGGCAAGCCCGTCGCCCACCACGAGGCGGTCGGCGAGAAGATCTCGTTCATCGCGGCGACGACGTTCGCCCTGGAGGCCGTGGTCGACCTGTCGTCCCAGATGGCCGACGAGGACCGCAACGACATCCGTATCGAGGCGGCGCTGGCCAAGCTGTACGGCTCCGAGATGGGCTGGCTCATGGCGGACGAGCTGGTCCAGATCCGCGGCGGACGGGGCTTCGAGACGGCGGACTCCCTGGCGGCCCGGGGGGAGCGCGCCGTGCCCGCCGAGCAGGTCCTGCGCGACATGCGGATCAACCGGATCTTCGAGGGCTCCACGGAGATCATGCATCTGCTGATCGCCCGCGAGGCGGTCGACGCCCACCTGGCGGTGGCCGGCGACATCATCGACCCGGACAAGACGCTGTCCGACAAGGCGAGGGCGGGCGCGGGGGCGGGCGCCTTCTACGCGCGCTGGCTGCCCAAGCTCGTCGCGGGGCCCGGTCAACTCCCCAACTCCTATGCGGAGTTTCACCCCAAGGGGCACCCGGATCTCGCGGCGCACCTGCGCTACGTCGAGCGGTCGTCGCGCAAGCTCGCCCGCTCGACCTTCTACGCCATGTCGCGCTGGCAGGGCGGCATGGAGACCAAGCAGGGATTCCTCGGCCGCGTCGTGGACATCGGGGCGGAACTGTTCGCGATGAGCGCGGCCTGCGTACGGGCCGAGATGCTGCGCACCACGGGGGACCACGGCCGTGAGGCGTACCAGCTCGCCGACGTCTTCTGCCGGCAGTCGCGGATCCGTGTGGAGGAGCTGTTCACGCGGCTCTGGTCCAACACCGACGACATCGACCGCACGGTCGTCAAGGGCGTGCTGTCCGGGACGTACGCGTGGCTGGAGCAGGGCATCGTCGACCCGAGCGGTGACGGCCCCTGGATCGCGGACGCCACACCGGGCCCCTCCCGGCGGGAGAACGTCCACCGGCCGATCGACTGA
- a CDS encoding glycoside hydrolase family 64 protein, whose amino-acid sequence MPAIRKLLASLAAAVVVTTGFTALTTGTPAQAVVPAEAAVPSTIPFTITNNSGRGEQVYIYNLGTELSSGRQGWADAGGTFHAWPGGGNPPTPAPDASIAGPAQGQSMTIRLPKFSGRVYFSYGQKLDFRLATGGLVQPAVQNPSDPNSNILFNWSEYTLNDSGLWINSTQVDMFSAPYAVGVKLPNGTTKTTGHLKPGGYNGFFNSLRSQPGGWAGLIRTRSDGTVLRALAPGHGVASGALPAGVMNDYIDRVWAKYANSPLTVTPFTNQPNVKYVGRVSGNVMNFTNTSGAVVTSFQKPDADSIFGCYKLLDAPNDQVRGPISRTLCAGFNRSTLLTNPNQPDASAADFYKDSVTNHYARKIHEQMVDGKAYAFAFDDVGAHESLVHDGDPREAFLTLDPFS is encoded by the coding sequence GTGCCTGCGATACGCAAGCTGCTGGCTTCGCTGGCCGCCGCGGTGGTTGTCACCACCGGTTTCACGGCCTTGACCACGGGAACCCCGGCCCAGGCCGTGGTCCCGGCCGAGGCCGCGGTCCCCAGCACCATTCCGTTCACCATCACGAACAACTCCGGCCGCGGCGAACAGGTCTACATCTACAACCTCGGTACGGAGCTCTCGTCCGGCCGACAGGGCTGGGCCGACGCCGGCGGCACCTTCCACGCCTGGCCCGGTGGCGGCAACCCGCCGACCCCCGCGCCCGACGCCTCGATCGCGGGCCCGGCCCAGGGCCAGAGCATGACGATCCGGCTGCCGAAGTTCTCCGGGCGGGTCTACTTCTCGTACGGGCAGAAGCTCGACTTCCGGCTCGCCACCGGCGGCCTGGTACAGCCCGCCGTACAGAATCCGAGCGACCCGAACAGCAACATCCTCTTCAACTGGTCGGAGTACACGCTCAACGACTCCGGTCTGTGGATCAACAGCACCCAGGTCGACATGTTCTCGGCGCCGTACGCCGTCGGGGTCAAGCTTCCCAACGGCACCACCAAGACCACGGGGCACCTGAAGCCGGGCGGCTACAACGGCTTCTTCAACTCGCTGAGGAGCCAGCCGGGCGGCTGGGCCGGACTGATCCGGACCCGGTCGGACGGCACCGTCCTGCGGGCTCTGGCGCCCGGTCACGGTGTCGCGTCCGGCGCCCTGCCGGCCGGCGTCATGAACGACTACATCGACCGGGTGTGGGCGAAGTACGCCAACTCCCCACTCACGGTGACCCCGTTCACGAATCAGCCGAACGTCAAGTACGTCGGCCGGGTCTCCGGCAACGTCATGAACTTCACCAACACCTCGGGCGCCGTGGTCACGTCGTTCCAGAAGCCGGACGCCGACAGCATCTTCGGCTGCTACAAGCTGCTCGACGCGCCCAACGACCAAGTACGGGGCCCGATTTCACGCACCCTGTGCGCGGGGTTCAACCGCTCCACGCTGCTGACCAACCCCAACCAGCCCGACGCGAGCGCGGCGGACTTCTACAAGGACTCCGTCACCAACCACTACGCGCGGAAGATCCACGAGCAGATGGTTGACGGCAAGGCGTACGCCTTCGCCTTCGACGACGTCGGGGCCCACGAGTCGCTGGTGCACGACGGCGACCCGCGCGAGGCGTTCCTCACGCTCGACCCGTTCAGCTGA